Proteins found in one Corynebacterium sanguinis genomic segment:
- a CDS encoding tyrosine-type recombinase/integrase, translating into MILIGWSSQLEETGEQFMVRIEIEGRGVLIAGPLEDIARRFEDELVRRGFTRKSLMNQLRLLAHLSRWLQAQGIAVGELTAGQVEVFLAERRRTHTGLFSRKALGPTLEWLAYEGVIPAAATIAPTATDPVELVGFEGYLRVERHLAASTIAANVARARRFLAGYAPPEGAVALTAAEVTRALLDEGVTRRPVSVKAFGYTLRALLRFFFITGVTSHDLSAATLVIRSPQPSRLPVGASRDEVAALLVSCDRDTSAGLRDHAVLLLLAHLGLRAIEVARLRLDDLDWRRGEILVRGKGNRDERLPLPAEVGEAVVAYLQEARPAGVGFREVFAADRAPLRPLTREAVGGIVERACDRASLARFGAHRLRHTLGEQMVAAAVPLDAIGQVLRHETALTTAGYARVDVTALRDLAQPWPAMTGGGRS; encoded by the coding sequence GTGATCCTGATCGGCTGGTCTTCTCAACTTGAGGAGACAGGAGAGCAGTTCATGGTCAGGATCGAGATCGAGGGACGCGGTGTGCTCATCGCCGGTCCACTGGAAGACATAGCCCGCCGGTTCGAGGACGAGCTTGTCCGGCGGGGGTTCACGCGGAAGTCGCTGATGAACCAGTTGCGGCTGCTGGCCCATCTGTCCCGGTGGCTGCAGGCGCAGGGCATCGCGGTGGGCGAGTTGACGGCGGGGCAGGTCGAGGTGTTCCTCGCTGAGCGGCGCCGCACCCACACGGGCCTGTTCTCGCGAAAGGCGCTTGGCCCGACGCTGGAATGGCTCGCCTACGAGGGCGTGATCCCGGCCGCGGCGACCATCGCGCCGACGGCTACGGATCCGGTGGAGTTGGTCGGGTTTGAGGGGTATCTGCGCGTTGAGCGTCACCTGGCGGCGTCCACGATCGCGGCAAACGTGGCCCGGGCGCGCAGGTTCCTCGCCGGGTATGCCCCGCCAGAAGGAGCGGTCGCGTTGACCGCGGCGGAGGTGACGCGGGCGCTATTGGACGAGGGCGTCACCCGTCGCCCGGTGTCGGTGAAGGCGTTCGGATACACGCTCCGGGCGCTGCTGAGGTTCTTCTTCATCACCGGTGTGACGAGTCACGACCTTTCGGCGGCGACGCTGGTGATCCGTTCCCCGCAACCCTCCCGCCTTCCCGTCGGCGCGAGTCGCGACGAGGTGGCTGCACTCTTGGTCTCTTGCGACCGTGACACCAGCGCGGGACTGCGCGACCACGCGGTGCTCTTGCTCCTGGCCCACCTCGGGCTGCGTGCGATCGAGGTCGCCCGGCTCCGACTGGACGACCTCGACTGGCGCCGTGGCGAGATTCTCGTGCGGGGCAAGGGCAATCGTGACGAGCGGCTCCCGCTGCCCGCCGAGGTCGGTGAAGCGGTCGTCGCCTACCTGCAAGAGGCGCGCCCTGCCGGAGTCGGGTTCCGGGAGGTGTTCGCCGCCGACCGCGCGCCGCTTCGTCCCTTGACACGGGAAGCGGTCGGCGGGATCGTCGAACGCGCCTGCGACCGGGCGAGCCTGGCGAGGTTCGGGGCGCACCGGCTGCGGCACACCCTCGGCGAGCAGATGGTCGCCGCCGCGGTCCCGCTGGACGCGATCGGGCAAGTGCTGAGACACGAGACGGCGCTGACAACCGCGGGCTACGCGCGCGTCGATGTCACGGCGCTGCGCGACCTGGCGCAACCCTGGCCCGCCATGACGGGCGGCGGTCGGTCATGA
- a CDS encoding tyrosine-type recombinase/integrase, which yields MTAFAPLLQAFFTDRLITQRHASANTIAAYRDTFRLLLAYLHEHTGTAPAGLDIGDLDATRVGGFLSHLEHERGNSPRTRNARLAAIHSLFSYAALRHPEHADTIARVLAIPAARIQRNLVTWLTDAETTALLDACDQTTRTGRRDHAMFALAIQTGLRVSELTGLNLADIRTGTGAHVHCLGKGRKERATPLLPDTIAIMNAWITERATPGTEPLFATTTGRRLSRDAVEARLRHTTAGAAKSCPSLTGKNVTVHTLRHTAAMRLLHAGVDATVIALWLGHENVATTSIYIHADMTIKEQAIAKTTPVGTSPSPRYQPSDTLLAFLDRL from the coding sequence ATGACCGCGTTCGCTCCGCTGCTGCAGGCGTTCTTCACCGACCGGCTCATCACTCAACGCCACGCCAGCGCGAACACAATCGCCGCCTACCGCGACACGTTCAGGCTCCTGCTCGCCTACCTTCACGAGCACACCGGGACGGCACCTGCGGGCCTGGACATCGGCGATCTCGACGCGACCCGAGTCGGCGGGTTCCTCAGTCATCTCGAACACGAGCGGGGCAACAGTCCCCGCACCCGCAACGCGAGGCTCGCAGCGATCCACTCACTGTTCTCCTACGCCGCACTGCGGCATCCAGAGCACGCCGACACCATCGCCCGGGTCCTCGCGATCCCCGCCGCGAGAATCCAGCGCAACCTCGTCACCTGGCTCACCGACGCCGAGACCACCGCGCTGCTGGACGCCTGCGACCAGACCACCCGCACCGGAAGACGCGACCACGCGATGTTCGCCCTCGCGATCCAGACCGGGCTGCGTGTCAGCGAGCTGACCGGGCTGAACCTCGCCGACATCCGCACCGGGACCGGCGCGCACGTCCACTGCCTCGGCAAGGGCCGTAAGGAACGCGCCACCCCGCTGCTGCCCGACACCATCGCGATCATGAACGCCTGGATCACCGAACGCGCCACCCCCGGCACGGAGCCGCTGTTCGCGACGACCACAGGCCGGCGCCTGAGCCGCGACGCGGTCGAAGCCAGGCTCCGCCACACCACCGCGGGAGCGGCCAAGTCCTGCCCGTCACTGACGGGCAAGAACGTCACCGTCCACACGCTGCGTCACACCGCAGCGATGCGGCTGCTGCACGCGGGCGTCGACGCGACCGTGATCGCGCTCTGGCTCGGGCACGAGAACGTCGCCACGACCAGCATCTACATCCACGCCGACATGACCATCAAGGAGCAAGCGATCGCGAAGACCACACCGGTCGGCACCAGCCCCAGCCCGCGCTACCAGCCCAGCGACACGCTCCTGGCGTTCCTCGACCGGCTCTGA
- a CDS encoding PadR family transcriptional regulator has protein sequence MQHLILGLLLTGPLSLYDVHKRFASGLAHFYSASFGSIERALKRLVDDGLAAVEPDPGNARGRKLYSITQSGRASWSEWMHSPTPSGSDLEQSVLAKVFLLGRIADPAERSEILRLIREEAEASESALLDMAESIDAQAKTLDAGGAEFFAYHRATLEYGLASHRTMIEWLRRLEEAEVA, from the coding sequence ATGCAGCATCTCATTCTCGGCCTCCTGCTTACCGGCCCGCTCTCGCTCTACGATGTACACAAGCGCTTCGCTAGCGGCCTCGCGCATTTCTATAGCGCAAGTTTCGGGAGCATCGAACGCGCGCTCAAGCGGCTAGTCGACGACGGCCTGGCTGCGGTGGAGCCTGATCCCGGGAACGCGCGTGGGCGCAAGCTGTATTCCATCACTCAATCGGGGCGCGCTTCCTGGTCGGAGTGGATGCACTCGCCGACCCCGTCGGGATCAGACCTCGAGCAGAGCGTGTTGGCGAAAGTCTTTCTACTTGGGCGCATCGCCGACCCTGCGGAGCGCAGCGAGATCCTTAGACTGATCCGCGAGGAGGCCGAAGCGTCCGAGAGTGCCTTGCTAGATATGGCGGAAAGTATTGATGCACAAGCGAAGACGCTTGACGCTGGCGGTGCTGAATTTTTTGCATACCATCGCGCAACCCTGGAGTACGGCCTAGCGTCGCATCGCACCATGATCGAGTGGCTGCGTCGCCTCGAGGAAGCAGAGGTTGCCTGA
- a CDS encoding DNA adenine methylase: MYSRLRKMIRDMDLAGCTYVEPYAGGVGAGLSLLVTGQVERVVINDLDPAIHAFWTTVQSEPGWLIERIHKAKLDVTEWRRQREIYVAADTSDLSQLGFATFYLNRTNRSGVLNGGPIGGLDQTGNYKIDARFNRDGLAERIRILSLYADNIVPTSRDGIEVIAEYAPKDDVFIYADPPYFEKAGSLYLNAFSATDHEDLARVLNSVADRPWILTYDNAPQVAELYAARRRREFELHYSAHRVGKATEVAVLSESVPEIGQGWPLTPTTLT; encoded by the coding sequence TTGTACTCGCGCCTGCGCAAGATGATCCGCGATATGGACCTCGCAGGCTGCACCTACGTCGAGCCGTATGCGGGCGGAGTCGGCGCCGGTCTCAGTCTCCTGGTAACGGGGCAAGTCGAGCGCGTCGTCATCAACGACCTCGACCCGGCTATCCACGCATTCTGGACTACGGTTCAGTCCGAGCCCGGATGGCTGATCGAGCGAATCCACAAGGCCAAGCTTGACGTCACCGAGTGGCGGCGGCAGCGCGAAATCTATGTTGCCGCCGACACCAGCGATCTGTCACAGCTCGGATTTGCCACCTTCTATCTCAATCGCACGAACAGGTCCGGGGTGCTCAACGGCGGCCCGATCGGCGGGCTAGACCAAACGGGTAATTACAAGATCGACGCCCGCTTCAACCGGGACGGCCTTGCTGAACGTATCCGAATACTGTCGCTCTATGCAGACAACATCGTCCCGACGTCGCGCGATGGTATTGAGGTCATCGCTGAGTACGCTCCCAAGGACGATGTCTTCATCTACGCCGACCCGCCCTACTTCGAGAAGGCCGGTTCGTTGTACCTCAACGCCTTCTCTGCAACCGACCACGAAGACCTTGCGCGGGTCCTCAACTCCGTCGCAGACAGGCCGTGGATTCTTACCTATGACAACGCTCCACAGGTGGCGGAGCTCTACGCGGCGCGTCGGCGTCGAGAGTTTGAGCTCCACTACTCAGCGCATCGCGTCGGCAAAGCCACTGAGGTCGCCGTGCTCTCTGAATCCGTTCCGGAGATCGGACAGGGCTGGCCGCTCACGCCGACAACGTTGACGTAG
- a CDS encoding DNA-processing protein DprA, with protein sequence MVTITSLAKDERSARVALASTLEPDDAVTGRLLAAVGAVETVRLAAGAGALPKNVDAVEARLWRNKVAPRMDARTVTQALAETDRLGLRILIPSDDEWPTALNDLGNRAPTALWLRGAVSYLTAPLNDRVTITGARAATSYGEHVTGELASNLTHAERIIVAGGAYGIDAAAHRAALATGGQTLAVMVGGLDRLYPSGNRELLARVGDLGLLASEMPPGSAPTKWRFLARNRILGALSGATVVVEAGYRSSSLNVAARATQLGRPVGAVPGPVTSAASSGTHRLLREGIASLITDATDVTALLDSPAGGGGQAFARESGITPSAHREGRAL encoded by the coding sequence ATGGTCACGATCACTTCTCTCGCCAAGGACGAACGCTCCGCACGGGTCGCCCTGGCATCGACCTTGGAGCCCGACGACGCCGTGACCGGCAGGCTCCTCGCCGCGGTCGGCGCGGTCGAGACCGTGCGCCTGGCAGCCGGTGCCGGCGCACTCCCGAAGAACGTCGATGCGGTCGAGGCCAGGCTGTGGCGCAACAAGGTCGCCCCGCGAATGGATGCCCGCACGGTCACGCAGGCACTCGCGGAGACTGACCGCCTCGGGCTGCGCATCCTCATCCCCAGCGACGATGAGTGGCCGACCGCCCTCAACGATCTGGGCAACCGCGCCCCCACCGCTCTATGGCTGCGAGGCGCTGTCTCCTACCTCACCGCGCCGCTGAACGATCGCGTCACGATCACCGGAGCCCGCGCCGCCACTAGTTACGGCGAGCACGTCACGGGCGAACTCGCCTCCAATCTGACCCATGCTGAGCGGATCATCGTGGCCGGCGGCGCCTACGGCATCGACGCCGCCGCACACCGAGCCGCACTCGCCACAGGCGGGCAGACCCTCGCCGTCATGGTCGGCGGCTTGGATCGCCTCTACCCATCCGGCAATCGTGAGCTGCTGGCACGAGTCGGAGACCTCGGCCTGCTCGCCAGTGAGATGCCGCCCGGCTCCGCGCCGACCAAGTGGCGTTTCCTCGCCCGCAATCGCATCCTCGGTGCCCTCTCCGGTGCAACCGTCGTCGTGGAGGCCGGCTATCGCTCCAGCTCCCTCAACGTCGCCGCCCGCGCTACGCAGCTCGGACGCCCGGTCGGCGCCGTGCCCGGCCCGGTAACCAGTGCCGCCAGCTCCGGCACGCACCGGCTCCTGCGCGAAGGCATCGCGTCCCTCATCACCGACGCCACAGACGTCACGGCCCTCCTCGACTCGCCCGCAGGTGGCGGCGGGCAGGCATTCGCGCGTGAGTCGGGCATCACCCCGTCCGCTCATCGGGAGGGGCGCGCGCTGTAG
- a CDS encoding HNH endonuclease signature motif containing protein, which produces MDATHTGVDHFFRTQRPNDTLARLGQDKRDIEYEIFSTWAETAHVVDDFEVEITHIQHAIGESKAAVEKAIFAYRRLIDLPGLRQIQHTTRLLDIKRLASIDTAIAELGPGVDTEVYAHIDAYLVEVFTATKPNQPLLTPKAIVHRLRRLIAQLDNTVGYDAAKRKRRTRPQDAFVIYDYELGARSGTTIECDNTTHALIRQYRTHVAQENNITEDEAARLILTGELTAQPTVTIFGFAPLGPDGDIVDGASVFFPGTGWTDAEGSAVAEQYASRIVDLGDVAGHEIDGYVPSARIKAFAIARDGTCVWPGCTRDAQHCQLDHRVPYADGGSTTPANLFSLCQRHHNVKTDRRAYYIPDPTTGDIVWLFADGTYALTEPDGFITTQLGADNPRWNHSLDQRRVLRDRVATFLAKGHTILDAYDTTGNYDTCIEALTRLEQEYRMTFPHKPTTNPDANSG; this is translated from the coding sequence ATGGATGCGACGCACACGGGGGTTGACCATTTCTTCCGTACACAACGACCAAACGACACGTTGGCACGCCTGGGCCAAGACAAACGCGACATCGAATACGAGATCTTCTCCACCTGGGCCGAGACGGCACATGTGGTCGACGACTTCGAAGTAGAGATCACCCACATCCAGCACGCGATCGGGGAGAGCAAAGCAGCAGTCGAAAAAGCCATCTTCGCCTACCGACGCCTGATCGACCTGCCCGGGCTGCGCCAGATTCAACACACCACACGACTGTTAGACATCAAACGCCTTGCCAGCATTGATACCGCCATTGCGGAACTTGGCCCCGGCGTCGACACCGAGGTCTACGCCCACATTGACGCGTACCTAGTGGAGGTGTTTACCGCCACGAAACCCAACCAACCGTTGCTGACACCGAAAGCAATCGTGCACCGGCTTAGACGGCTCATCGCCCAGCTCGACAACACCGTGGGCTACGACGCGGCTAAACGCAAACGCCGCACCCGCCCACAAGACGCGTTCGTCATCTACGACTATGAGCTCGGTGCACGCTCCGGCACCACAATTGAGTGCGACAACACCACCCACGCCCTGATCCGGCAATACCGCACACACGTGGCACAAGAGAACAACATCACCGAAGACGAAGCAGCACGCCTGATCCTCACCGGTGAACTCACCGCACAACCCACGGTGACTATTTTCGGGTTCGCACCCCTGGGCCCCGATGGTGACATCGTCGACGGTGCATCAGTGTTTTTCCCCGGTACGGGGTGGACCGATGCTGAGGGCAGTGCTGTGGCCGAACAGTACGCCTCGCGCATCGTGGACCTTGGTGATGTTGCCGGCCACGAGATCGACGGCTATGTTCCCTCGGCCCGGATCAAAGCGTTCGCTATTGCCCGCGACGGCACCTGCGTCTGGCCGGGCTGTACCCGCGATGCACAGCACTGCCAGCTTGATCACCGCGTCCCCTACGCCGACGGGGGAAGCACAACCCCAGCGAATTTGTTCTCGTTGTGTCAGCGTCACCACAACGTGAAAACGGATCGTCGTGCCTACTACATTCCCGACCCCACCACCGGCGACATCGTCTGGCTATTTGCTGACGGCACCTACGCCTTAACCGAGCCCGATGGGTTTATCACCACCCAGCTTGGGGCGGACAACCCCCGGTGGAACCACAGCCTCGACCAGCGACGTGTCCTGCGTGACCGGGTCGCGACGTTTCTGGCGAAAGGGCACACAATCCTCGACGCCTACGACACCACCGGCAACTACGACACCTGCATCGAAGCCCTGACACGCCTCGAGCAGGAATACCGCATGACCTTCCCCCACAAACCCACCACCAACCCAGACGCTAACTCTGGTTAA
- a CDS encoding tyrosine-type recombinase/integrase yields the protein MIAWEAHVDDYLRLRRQLGFTLVWDEHLLGQFTTHLNAAGARLLTTTAMIDWAGLPRPDGGAGASRAAVRMRAVRSFAAYMHALDPAHEVPPAAVFSHQTRRTMPYIYTPGEITGLLEAAGRLRRYERSRIFPVVFGLLAATGMRVGELLALDADEVDLDAGIITVSRGKSRDPRLVPVHATTAATLAEYAARRADRTAQSAAFFIDHRGRRLSRCNTQYAFERAREAAGLTAGGARPRMHDLRHTFAVTTLLGWYREGADVAGLLPRLSTYLGHSNPANTYWYLTAVPELLAHAARMLNIAQQTTREART from the coding sequence ATGATCGCCTGGGAAGCGCACGTCGATGACTACTTGCGGCTGCGCCGCCAGCTCGGATTCACCCTGGTCTGGGACGAGCACCTCCTCGGACAGTTCACGACGCACCTGAACGCCGCCGGGGCCAGGCTCCTGACGACGACGGCGATGATCGACTGGGCCGGTCTGCCTCGCCCCGACGGCGGGGCCGGAGCATCACGCGCGGCAGTGAGGATGAGGGCGGTGCGCTCGTTCGCCGCCTACATGCACGCCCTCGACCCAGCCCACGAGGTCCCGCCCGCGGCGGTGTTCTCGCACCAGACGCGACGGACCATGCCCTACATCTACACGCCCGGCGAGATCACCGGTCTGCTGGAAGCGGCTGGCCGGCTGCGGCGATACGAGCGTTCGCGGATCTTCCCGGTCGTGTTCGGGCTCCTCGCGGCGACGGGCATGAGAGTCGGGGAACTCCTCGCGCTCGATGCCGACGAGGTCGACCTGGACGCCGGGATCATCACGGTCAGCCGCGGCAAGTCCCGCGACCCCCGGCTCGTCCCCGTCCATGCCACGACAGCGGCGACGCTCGCCGAGTATGCCGCCCGGCGCGCCGATCGCACGGCGCAGTCCGCGGCGTTCTTCATTGATCACCGCGGCAGGCGGCTGTCTCGCTGCAACACGCAGTATGCGTTCGAGCGGGCCCGCGAGGCCGCTGGCCTGACCGCGGGCGGGGCCAGGCCGCGGATGCACGATCTGCGGCACACGTTCGCGGTCACGACGCTGCTGGGCTGGTATCGCGAGGGGGCGGACGTCGCGGGCCTGCTGCCGAGGCTGTCGACCTACCTCGGCCACAGCAACCCGGCCAACACCTACTGGTATCTCACCGCCGTCCCGGAGCTGCTCGCCCACGCCGCCCGCATGCTCAACATCGCACAGCAGACGACGCGGGAGGCGCGCACATGA
- a CDS encoding recombinase family protein: MGLVSVILLVRARVQEAVERRRPPHERGTVPQVPDGECGVMGAVIYTRSARPNWATHAHQRAACQCLAAELGYEVSGEFHDNGRTRPALDQALATIRDGQASALIVADLYRLSRPSTEFARIIEALDEADVPLYVVGQGRVSLPATPELGIMLAIAEYEAKHSEEDFTL, translated from the coding sequence ATGGGCCTGGTCAGTGTCATCTTGCTCGTCCGCGCCCGCGTCCAGGAGGCCGTCGAGCGTCGCCGCCCGCCGCATGAACGAGGCACAGTCCCTCAAGTACCCGATGGCGAGTGTGGCGTGATGGGCGCCGTGATCTACACCCGCAGCGCACGCCCGAACTGGGCAACCCACGCTCACCAGCGGGCCGCCTGCCAATGCCTGGCCGCCGAGCTCGGCTACGAGGTCAGCGGCGAGTTCCACGACAACGGCCGGACACGACCCGCGCTCGACCAGGCCCTCGCCACCATCCGCGACGGGCAGGCATCGGCGCTCATCGTCGCGGACCTCTACCGACTCAGCCGACCGTCTACCGAGTTCGCCCGCATCATCGAGGCGCTGGACGAGGCCGACGTGCCCCTCTACGTCGTCGGGCAAGGCCGCGTGAGCCTTCCCGCGACTCCCGAGCTCGGCATCATGCTGGCGATCGCCGAGTACGAGGCCAAGCACTCCGAGGAGGACTTCACTCTGTAA
- a CDS encoding AlbA family DNA-binding domain-containing protein — translation MIFTALHRALGVAPGPLTDELLDAAVSSGVMETTDLDWKSELPPAKGLPQTDFPKDVAAMANSGGGVIVFGVRESQKAATERVDVGEFDEAYERSLRSAAITAISPPVFGLNVHRLGTEGARAVVVEVPASVDGPHLIYRNDYFGAPVRNDSDTVWMKERQIEAMYRARFDERRHASEALDNLYAETAGGRATSERAWLIAVAHPRVPRLHNRLTRDGARDVLTKAEGLALFYAGRGGVHPLENVDRHNPRPGSRRWVAVNTATGDRSQWKEAWASLHHDGSVTLAAAIGGHRMSSDGYFEGSQVQSDAVECGVAGLMALIRTTADATGNDEYDVRVGIEWTGSEALTILTVDNFGHSYGGVSTPLHRYMPVESTVNAAAADLDFYWRVHDLAQDCVNQGGVSNVRLIRPPEREEA, via the coding sequence ATGATCTTCACCGCTCTGCATCGCGCCCTCGGGGTCGCTCCTGGACCTCTGACGGACGAACTGCTGGATGCGGCGGTGAGCAGCGGAGTCATGGAGACGACCGACCTGGACTGGAAGTCAGAGCTGCCCCCGGCGAAGGGACTACCGCAAACAGACTTCCCCAAGGACGTTGCAGCGATGGCGAACAGCGGCGGCGGCGTCATCGTGTTCGGAGTACGCGAGTCGCAGAAGGCCGCGACAGAGCGAGTCGACGTCGGAGAGTTCGATGAAGCGTACGAGCGATCCCTGCGCTCCGCAGCGATCACCGCTATCTCCCCGCCCGTCTTCGGCCTCAACGTGCACCGCCTCGGAACGGAGGGTGCCCGCGCTGTCGTCGTGGAAGTGCCGGCAAGCGTTGACGGGCCACACCTGATCTACCGCAACGACTACTTCGGCGCTCCGGTGCGCAACGACTCCGACACCGTATGGATGAAGGAACGACAGATCGAGGCGATGTACCGAGCACGCTTCGATGAACGCCGCCACGCCAGCGAAGCGCTCGACAACCTGTATGCCGAGACCGCGGGCGGCCGCGCCACGAGCGAACGCGCCTGGCTGATCGCTGTCGCCCACCCGCGCGTCCCTCGCCTCCACAACCGCCTGACGCGCGACGGAGCGCGCGACGTACTGACCAAGGCCGAAGGCCTCGCCCTGTTCTACGCCGGACGTGGAGGTGTGCACCCGCTGGAAAACGTCGACCGGCACAACCCACGACCGGGATCGCGGCGCTGGGTCGCCGTCAACACCGCAACGGGCGACAGATCACAGTGGAAGGAAGCATGGGCAAGTCTCCACCACGACGGATCAGTCACGCTCGCAGCCGCAATCGGCGGCCACCGCATGAGTAGCGACGGGTACTTCGAGGGATCGCAGGTCCAGTCGGACGCGGTCGAGTGCGGCGTCGCAGGCCTGATGGCTCTCATCCGGACGACCGCCGACGCGACGGGCAACGACGAGTACGACGTGCGCGTCGGGATCGAGTGGACCGGATCAGAGGCCCTGACGATCCTCACGGTGGATAACTTCGGCCACTCCTACGGTGGTGTCTCCACACCGTTGCACCGCTACATGCCTGTCGAGAGCACCGTGAACGCGGCGGCTGCCGACCTTGACTTCTACTGGCGTGTTCACGACCTCGCTCAGGATTGCGTCAACCAAGGCGGCGTATCAAACGTGCGGCTGATCCGTCCGCCCGAGCGCGAGGAGGCATAG
- a CDS encoding helix-turn-helix domain-containing protein, with the protein MPEDNEVLTADEAAALLRVSTKTVLSLARAGSLPGEKVGRAWRFVRSDVLAYVRGSLPQAGAEHNE; encoded by the coding sequence ATGCCGGAAGATAACGAGGTTCTGACCGCTGATGAAGCGGCAGCGCTCTTGCGTGTCTCCACCAAGACAGTGCTCTCACTCGCCCGCGCGGGGTCGCTGCCCGGAGAGAAGGTGGGACGCGCTTGGCGCTTCGTGAGGAGCGATGTCCTTGCGTACGTCCGCGGTTCACTGCCGCAGGCAGGAGCAGAGCACAATGAGTGA
- a CDS encoding sulfate permease: MIRLLWALSAHARYYLRRYMPTNIALDAIRTRRGLKWGILAMLLAVPYFLAANYCITLIEGGGPGWLNLLVLLFCCYAVLAVMPMMLGRSWSAAVGGLRLSA, translated from the coding sequence ATGATCCGACTGCTCTGGGCGCTCAGCGCCCACGCCCGCTACTACCTGCGGCGTTACATGCCCACCAACATCGCGCTCGACGCGATCCGCACCCGCCGCGGCCTGAAGTGGGGCATCCTCGCGATGCTCCTCGCGGTCCCGTACTTCCTCGCAGCGAACTACTGCATCACGCTGATCGAGGGCGGCGGCCCGGGCTGGCTGAACCTCCTCGTGCTCCTGTTCTGCTGTTATGCCGTGCTCGCGGTTATGCCGATGATGCTCGGGCGGTCCTGGTCAGCGGCGGTGGGCGGGCTGCGGTTGTCGGCATAA